From one Branchiostoma floridae strain S238N-H82 chromosome 3, Bfl_VNyyK, whole genome shotgun sequence genomic stretch:
- the LOC118411429 gene encoding uncharacterized protein LOC118411429: MGGRGPAPAPYVLLGLTVLLCSSDPATAAGPTNAACGLNYRPCSASSSRTVVCVHAQYVCDGTADCPTGEDEQGCTADRQTTPQYDPIDNCPPSRQAVSLPNWAIATINFLGFPVTVAFILFFKWLFCLGRKKAGTDASPWCGCCGNGGDGPASDDTSAVVMEAGNSVFSASPDVVGYRPGNDVTNLPRRQSDPPPDYSTVVSPTEPQQTS, from the exons ATGGGCGGGAGGGGGCCCGCTCCGGCCCCGTACGTTCTGCTGGGGCTCACGGTGCTCCTGTGCTCCAGCGACCCGGCCACAGCGGCAG GCCCAACGAACGCTGCGTGCGGGCTGAACTACCGGCCCTGCAGCGCGTCCAGCAGCCGCACGGTGGTGTGCGTGCACGCGCAGTACGTGTGTGACGGCACGGCGGACTGTCCCACTGGCGAGGACGAGCAGGGGTGCACAGCCGACAGACAGACTACGCCTCAGTATGACCCCATCGACAACTGTCCACCCTCGCGCCAAGCAG TGTCGCTGCCGAACTGGGCCATCGCCACCATCAACTTCCTCGGCTTCCCCGTCACCGTGGCCTTCATCCTCTTCTTCAAGTGGCTCTTCTGTCTAGGCAGAAAAAAGGCGGGAACCGACGCGTCGCCATGGTGCGGTTGCTGTGGCAATGGCGGGGACGGACCCGCTTCAGACGACACTTCTGCGGTTGTCATGGAAGCAGGGAACTCTGTGTTCTCAGCTTCACCGGATGTAGTGGGCTACCGGCCCGGAAATGACGTCACGAACTTACCGAGGCGACAGTCGGACCCACCCCCGGATTACAGCACGGTGGTTTCGCCCACAGAACCTCAACAAACGTCATAG
- the LOC118411420 gene encoding elongation of very long chain fatty acids protein 6-like: MADNSSDIIAYPFEYQLPFEKDFNENAALQWMGENWTAAFTYAILYVVLVFGGRYFMQNREKFDLRLPLTLWSGGLAVFSTLGALRSAYDLWFILKVRGFQFSVCDSRFYREPVLDFWAFYFTYSKLPELGDTAFIVLRKQKLIFLHWYHHITVLLYAWYSYKDTLAAGRWFYCMNFTVHALMYTYYAIRAAGYRVPRSYAMVITIAQTAQMFMGCIVNYTTYAALGKGDPCDSTYDNIVWSSIMYFSYFLLFAQFFYDAYMRKPEKPPVPSSHKNGVKHHGAKQNGIHKIQENGVWKENGIKRD, translated from the exons ATGGCCGACAACTCCTCCGACATCATCGCCTACCCGTTCGAGTACCAGCTGCCGTTCGAGAAGGATTTCAACGAGAATGCGGCTCTGCAGTGGATGGGAGAGAACTGGACAGCCGCCTTCACCTACGCCATCTTGTACGTGGTGCTGGTGTTCGGCGGCAGATATTTCATGCAGAACCGGGAGAAGTTCGACCTCAGGCTGCCCCTGACGCTCTGGAGCGGAGGTCTGGCCGTCTTCTCGACTCTGGGCGCGCTGAGAAGCGCGTATGATTTGTG GTTCATACTGAAGGTGCGCGGCTTCCAATTCTCCGTGTGCGACTCCCGCTTCTACCGCGAGCCCGTGCTGGACTTCTGGGCGTTCTACTTCACGTACAGCAAGCTCCCGGAGTTGGGCGACACCGCGTTCATCGTTCTCCGCAAGCAAAAGCTGATCTTCCTGCACTGGTACCACCACATCACCGTGCTGCTCTACGCCTGGTACAGCTACAAGGACACGCTGGCGGCCGGGCGATGGTTCTATTGCATGAACTTCACGGTCCACGCGCTGATGTACACGTACTACGCCATCCGCGCGGCCGGCTACAGGGTCCCGCGCTCGTACGCCATGGTGATCACGATCGCGCAGACTGCGCAGATGTTCATGGGCTGCATCGTGAACTACACCACCTACGCGGCGCTCGGGAAGGGCGACCCCTGCGACTCCACCTACGACAACATCGTCTGGTCCAGCATCATGTACTTCTCCTACTTCCTGCTCTTCGCACAGTTCTTCTACGACGCGTACATGCGCAAACCCGAGAAGCCTCCCGTCCCCTCCTCGCACAAGAACGGAGTCAAACACCACGGAGCGAAGCAGAATGGCATCCACAAGATACAGGAGAACGGCGTGTGGAAAGAAAACGGAATCAAACGGgattaa